A genomic region of Rhodohalobacter sp. SW132 contains the following coding sequences:
- a CDS encoding acetyl-CoA C-acyltransferase encodes MNHHSKNSAEKEIVIVAAKRTACGKANKGSLRFTRPDSLMGEVIKDLLNHSSGVEPHMIDDVIVGCAFPEGSQGMNMARQSALLGGLPDSVPGMTVNRFCSSGLQTIAMAAERILAGGAEIIIAGGAESMSLVPMGGLSFQPNPKLAEDRPEVYITMGLTAENVAEKYDVSRNDQDQFALKSHEKAVNAWENGYFDEQITPVEVEHKYVTASGEMENDRFTFNKDEGPRKDSSFEALSGLRAVFKQGGTVTAGNASQMNDAAAGVMVMTRSKANDLGLKPIAKYHGFSVAGVAPELMGIGPVEAIPKVLKQTGLDLENIDLIELNEAFSAQALAVIRQADLNPDKVNINGGAIAMGHPLGCTGAKLTTQILHDLKRLDKQYGMVTMCVGGGMGAAGIFERM; translated from the coding sequence ATGAATCATCACAGCAAAAACAGTGCAGAGAAAGAGATTGTAATTGTTGCCGCTAAACGTACAGCGTGCGGTAAAGCGAATAAAGGGTCATTACGGTTTACGCGTCCCGACAGCCTGATGGGGGAGGTGATTAAAGATCTTCTGAACCACTCATCCGGGGTGGAGCCGCACATGATTGATGATGTGATTGTGGGATGTGCCTTCCCCGAAGGTTCGCAGGGGATGAATATGGCCCGGCAAAGTGCGCTTCTGGGCGGGCTGCCGGATTCTGTTCCCGGCATGACCGTCAACCGATTCTGCTCATCCGGACTCCAGACGATCGCGATGGCGGCTGAACGAATACTTGCCGGAGGGGCGGAGATTATTATCGCGGGAGGTGCAGAAAGTATGAGCCTGGTTCCAATGGGAGGACTCTCATTTCAACCGAATCCAAAACTTGCCGAAGATCGCCCAGAGGTGTACATCACCATGGGACTGACGGCTGAAAATGTTGCGGAAAAATATGATGTGAGCCGCAATGATCAGGATCAGTTTGCTTTGAAGAGTCACGAGAAAGCGGTAAATGCTTGGGAAAACGGATATTTTGATGAGCAGATCACACCGGTTGAGGTGGAGCATAAATATGTCACCGCTTCCGGTGAAATGGAGAATGACAGATTTACATTTAACAAAGACGAAGGCCCGCGAAAGGATTCCAGTTTTGAAGCGCTGAGCGGACTTCGGGCAGTGTTTAAGCAGGGCGGCACGGTTACGGCCGGTAACGCATCACAAATGAACGATGCGGCAGCTGGGGTGATGGTGATGACCCGCTCGAAAGCAAATGACCTTGGATTGAAGCCGATTGCAAAATACCATGGATTTTCCGTCGCAGGAGTGGCTCCCGAACTGATGGGAATCGGGCCGGTAGAAGCGATCCCGAAAGTGTTAAAACAGACCGGGTTGGATCTGGAAAATATCGACCTGATTGAACTGAATGAGGCATTTTCCGCCCAGGCTCTTGCGGTGATTCGTCAGGCCGATCTGAATCCCGATAAAGTAAATATCAACGGCGGTGCGATCGCGATGGGACATCCGCTCGGCTGCACAGGTGCGAAACTCACAACGCAGATCCTGCACGACCTCAAGCGTCTGGATAAACAATACGGTATGGTGACGATGTGCGTGGGCGGAGGCATGGGGGCAGCCGGAATTTTTGAGAGGATGTAG
- a CDS encoding glycerophosphodiester phosphodiesterase family protein, giving the protein MRAFLTLFALLIFSACTMEEITYDYDLQGHRGARGLLPENTIPSFLKAIDYRVDTIEFDLVVTGDNRILISHEPWFDHNISTKPDGTSVTEEEQMELNIYEMTYEETREYDVGKRGHAGFPEQEPMEATKPLMRDAIIAIEQYVEENGLEPVYYNIETKSRPEWYGVYGPQPQDFSRLLYDELAELEILDRVIIQSFDPATLIAMREIDPDVVQAMLVYEEDQTIDRYVEILGYQPEIWSPHYELVTPDLVAEVHEKGMTIIPWTINETEEMIRLLELGVDGIITDYPNRAP; this is encoded by the coding sequence ATGCGAGCATTCCTAACCTTATTCGCTTTACTGATTTTTTCTGCCTGCACCATGGAAGAGATAACATACGATTACGATTTACAGGGGCACCGCGGGGCTCGCGGACTTCTTCCGGAAAACACCATCCCCAGTTTTCTGAAAGCGATCGATTATAGAGTGGACACCATCGAGTTCGATCTCGTCGTCACAGGAGATAACCGGATTCTAATCTCCCATGAGCCCTGGTTCGATCACAACATCAGTACTAAACCAGATGGAACATCGGTAACCGAAGAAGAACAGATGGAGTTAAATATTTATGAAATGACGTATGAAGAAACGCGTGAATATGATGTTGGTAAACGCGGACATGCCGGATTCCCAGAGCAGGAACCGATGGAAGCAACAAAACCGCTGATGAGGGACGCTATAATTGCCATTGAACAGTACGTGGAGGAAAATGGACTTGAACCGGTTTATTACAATATCGAGACAAAAAGCCGTCCCGAATGGTATGGCGTTTACGGGCCTCAGCCTCAAGATTTTTCCCGTCTTCTTTATGACGAACTTGCGGAACTTGAAATCCTTGACCGGGTGATTATCCAGTCATTCGATCCGGCAACACTCATCGCTATGCGGGAGATCGATCCGGATGTAGTACAGGCGATGCTGGTGTATGAGGAAGATCAGACCATAGATCGGTATGTGGAGATCCTGGGGTATCAGCCCGAAATCTGGAGTCCGCATTATGAACTGGTAACCCCTGATCTGGTGGCCGAAGTTCATGAGAAGGGCATGACCATCATTCCGTGGACCATCAACGAAACCGAGGAGATGATTCGTCTGCTTGAACTGGGAGTGGATGGTATCATCACCGATTATCCGAATAGGGCGCCGTGA
- a CDS encoding carbon-nitrogen hydrolase family protein: protein METITAAAIQLNSQPDIAASMQAAESLVKEAADAGATFICLPENFAFFGDEKMKLKRSAEIAESVETLLPEWSSSLNVAILGGGYPASAGGGKIYNRSALFLPDGSIAARYDKVHLFDVEVSKDEIYRESDTVRPGKSEPVVFKSQNLPAIGFSICYDIRFPELYRKLTENGAEILTVPAAFTRPTGDAHWEVLLRARAIENTCYVIAPAQAGLHGESRCTWGHSIIIDPWGRVMAEANEKPGFITAEIRMDDLREVRRKLPSLQHRRV from the coding sequence ATGGAAACGATAACAGCAGCAGCCATTCAGCTTAATAGTCAGCCCGATATTGCGGCCAGTATGCAGGCGGCCGAATCTTTGGTTAAGGAAGCCGCAGATGCGGGGGCAACTTTCATCTGCCTGCCTGAGAATTTTGCCTTTTTCGGTGATGAAAAAATGAAACTGAAACGTTCCGCAGAGATTGCCGAATCCGTTGAAACCTTGCTTCCGGAATGGTCATCATCCCTGAATGTAGCCATCCTTGGCGGAGGATATCCCGCTTCTGCAGGAGGAGGTAAAATTTACAACCGCAGTGCCCTTTTTCTGCCGGATGGATCTATAGCCGCCAGGTACGATAAGGTCCACCTTTTTGATGTCGAAGTTTCAAAAGATGAGATCTACCGGGAGTCGGATACGGTGCGCCCCGGGAAGAGTGAACCGGTGGTGTTCAAGAGTCAAAATCTGCCGGCAATCGGCTTTTCGATCTGTTATGACATCCGTTTTCCTGAACTTTACAGAAAACTGACAGAAAATGGTGCCGAAATCCTTACAGTCCCCGCTGCATTTACCCGGCCCACCGGCGATGCACACTGGGAGGTGCTTTTGAGAGCCCGTGCAATTGAAAATACCTGTTACGTGATCGCCCCGGCACAGGCCGGACTTCATGGAGAATCGAGGTGCACCTGGGGGCACTCTATAATCATCGACCCGTGGGGGAGAGTAATGGCTGAAGCGAACGAAAAACCGGGTTTCATCACTGCAGAAATACGAATGGACGATCTGCGGGAAGTACGGCGTAAACTCCCGTCATTGCAGCATCGAAGGGTTTGA
- a CDS encoding OsmC family protein, with amino-acid sequence MDSNKLRELQAPLKSQYKDSPESAIITLSSEGKIGDGITCKVDTGKAMVEAGLHPATGGDGLAACSGDMLLDALVACAGVTLNAVATAIGVSLGEKTHVTAEGDLDFRGTLGVSKEAPVGFKEIRLTFHLDTDAEQDQIDSLIKLTERYCVVFQTLNVKPELVTANKVIG; translated from the coding sequence ATGGATTCCAATAAACTTCGCGAACTTCAGGCTCCGCTAAAATCACAATATAAAGATTCTCCTGAATCTGCCATCATTACCCTTTCTTCAGAGGGGAAAATCGGAGATGGGATAACCTGCAAGGTCGACACAGGAAAAGCGATGGTAGAAGCGGGACTTCACCCGGCAACCGGCGGTGATGGCCTTGCTGCCTGCTCCGGGGACATGCTTCTCGACGCACTTGTTGCGTGCGCGGGTGTGACGCTTAATGCAGTTGCAACAGCAATTGGGGTTTCGCTTGGCGAAAAAACACACGTTACGGCTGAAGGCGATCTCGATTTCCGGGGAACGCTTGGTGTCTCAAAAGAAGCACCGGTTGGGTTTAAAGAGATCCGGCTAACTTTTCATCTCGATACCGACGCGGAACAGGATCAGATCGACTCTCTGATTAAGCTTACCGAACGATACTGCGTGGTTTTTCAGACACTGAATGTGAAACCTGAGCTGGTTACGGCGAATAAAGTGATTGGGTGA
- a CDS encoding efflux RND transporter permease subunit, translating to MKKITITERILKRPVTVFMMSLIVVGFGLFSLANLKVTLMPAFNIPVLAVSVNYQNVAPDDMSRLVVEPIEGAIMGVEGINSLESNVRQGGAFIILRMDPRTNIQQAEMKIREAIDRIRPQLPSEANDPVIFQFDPDSSPIMELSVESSAMGLDELRQLSIDFIEPRLERIPGVAAADTRGGLERNFYVTLDPDAMARHRIIPSQVVSAIQSNNVNQPIGNLVADRVSYSIRAEAIYSSIEEIAATIVTISENGIPVRVSDVARVENTYADINSLEEVNGRNSVKVEIQKQSDANTLDVAEEVLYQISAFQDNLPGSVTLQVLSNEGQFIQDSVSNLAQSALIALIVVILILLIFMGGWRIAFVVAMSIPVSLTATFAAMYFLDISLNIISITGLALAIGLLVDNSIVVSESIANKLESGQKRMQAALEGTNEVAGALLGSTLTTLAVFVPILAVSGVTGTITRDLALTISIAITSSYLASIILIPVLASLMLKREEFNRKSFMFRGIHAVEQNYGRILFWILNRKYMVALFVVGIIIGSVFLFRTIPGEFFPESDSGEYTVRVTFPAGNQLYNTATSLRDYTDQLLELDEVRTVITSIGRQRWSSESNLGEMKVLLVDHRQRTRTTQDIIEQTQEMLETPDVDLEVQESGGGGIPTGRGWGGRGVRLTLIGPDVDVLQEFSVRIEERLKENPNVVSVSTNRNRPTPELHYALNRERINRIGGVSANEIANAFGTQARGTRAGFFREEGREIPIQVRNDRDRFQNREDLFALDVLQTDDVRVPILGVGDFQLTQGLSRISRRDREVYIDLTINVRGDFMEHRAEIQEILQNDIVMPDGYRYDFTGSTQSADESSREMLIAFMFSLLLTYMVMASLFENLRDPFIIMFTVPLAFFGSLLFLFITNTSLSVPAYIGIVILVGIVVNNGIVLVDYIHQYTGKIARADKGYLVAFLQACKRRMRPIILTALTTIFSMIPLALEIGAGAETWSPLARSVIGGLTFATILTLFVVPAIVVGISKQRREWVEKSLNEMSK from the coding sequence ATGAAAAAAATTACGATTACAGAACGAATTCTGAAGCGCCCGGTAACGGTGTTTATGATGTCTCTTATCGTTGTTGGGTTTGGGCTGTTTTCACTGGCTAACCTGAAAGTTACCCTGATGCCGGCTTTCAATATTCCGGTGCTTGCCGTATCGGTAAATTACCAGAATGTGGCACCAGATGATATGTCGCGCCTGGTTGTGGAACCCATTGAGGGCGCCATCATGGGGGTTGAGGGAATCAATAGCCTGGAATCGAATGTGCGCCAGGGCGGGGCGTTTATCATTCTGAGGATGGATCCGCGCACCAATATTCAGCAGGCGGAAATGAAAATCCGTGAGGCAATCGACCGGATTCGTCCCCAGCTTCCCTCAGAAGCGAATGATCCCGTGATTTTTCAGTTTGATCCGGATAGTTCCCCCATCATGGAGCTTAGTGTGGAATCCAGCGCCATGGGTCTGGACGAACTGCGCCAGCTTTCTATCGACTTTATTGAACCACGCCTGGAGCGAATTCCGGGGGTTGCTGCGGCCGATACGAGAGGAGGATTGGAACGAAATTTCTATGTAACACTTGATCCCGACGCTATGGCCCGGCACAGGATCATTCCGTCACAGGTTGTCAGTGCTATTCAAAGCAATAATGTCAATCAGCCAATTGGAAACCTTGTGGCCGACAGGGTCAGCTATAGCATTCGTGCTGAGGCTATCTACTCATCGATAGAGGAGATTGCAGCCACCATCGTTACGATCTCTGAAAACGGGATCCCCGTTCGGGTATCCGATGTGGCCCGGGTTGAAAATACCTATGCCGATATCAATTCGCTCGAAGAGGTTAACGGCAGAAACAGCGTGAAGGTGGAGATTCAGAAACAGTCGGATGCCAACACTCTTGATGTAGCCGAGGAAGTGCTCTATCAAATCAGTGCGTTTCAGGATAACCTGCCTGGCAGCGTAACGCTGCAGGTACTGAGCAATGAGGGGCAATTCATCCAGGATTCAGTATCCAATCTGGCTCAGTCAGCACTGATTGCTCTCATCGTTGTGATTTTAATTTTATTGATTTTTATGGGGGGATGGCGCATCGCGTTTGTTGTAGCTATGAGTATCCCCGTTTCGCTGACGGCCACTTTTGCCGCGATGTATTTTCTCGATATCAGTCTGAATATCATCTCCATTACAGGATTGGCGCTTGCCATCGGTCTCCTGGTGGATAACTCCATTGTGGTATCAGAAAGTATCGCCAACAAACTGGAGAGCGGTCAGAAACGAATGCAGGCCGCCCTGGAAGGAACCAATGAAGTGGCGGGCGCACTGCTGGGCTCCACGCTCACCACCCTGGCAGTTTTTGTGCCAATTCTTGCCGTTAGCGGTGTTACGGGCACCATCACCCGTGATTTGGCTTTAACCATCTCCATTGCCATTACAAGCTCCTACCTGGCATCCATCATCCTTATCCCGGTATTGGCATCTCTGATGCTTAAGCGGGAAGAATTTAACCGCAAGAGTTTTATGTTTCGCGGAATTCATGCAGTGGAGCAAAATTATGGCCGAATTCTGTTCTGGATTTTGAACCGGAAGTATATGGTCGCACTATTTGTGGTGGGCATTATCATAGGGTCTGTATTTCTGTTCAGAACCATTCCGGGTGAATTTTTTCCTGAAAGCGACAGCGGGGAGTATACCGTTCGGGTAACATTTCCTGCCGGAAATCAACTCTATAACACGGCTACATCACTCCGGGATTACACGGATCAGCTGCTGGAGCTTGATGAGGTCCGAACTGTAATTACAAGTATCGGGCGGCAGCGCTGGAGCAGTGAGTCGAACCTCGGCGAAATGAAGGTGCTCCTGGTTGACCACAGGCAGCGAACACGCACTACTCAGGATATCATTGAGCAGACTCAGGAGATGCTGGAAACACCTGATGTAGACCTGGAGGTGCAGGAAAGTGGCGGCGGTGGTATCCCAACCGGACGAGGATGGGGTGGCCGGGGAGTCCGGTTGACGCTGATCGGGCCTGATGTAGATGTGCTTCAGGAATTTTCAGTTCGCATTGAAGAGCGACTGAAAGAGAATCCCAATGTGGTATCTGTTTCAACCAACCGAAATCGTCCAACTCCCGAACTTCACTATGCCCTGAACAGGGAACGGATCAACCGGATTGGCGGGGTTAGTGCGAACGAAATAGCGAATGCTTTCGGGACGCAGGCCAGGGGAACCCGTGCCGGATTTTTCAGGGAGGAAGGGAGAGAAATCCCGATACAGGTTAGAAATGACCGCGACCGATTTCAAAACAGGGAAGATCTTTTCGCGCTTGATGTGCTTCAGACCGACGATGTTCGTGTGCCAATTCTCGGTGTCGGTGATTTTCAGCTTACTCAAGGCTTGAGTCGAATATCGCGAAGAGACCGGGAAGTTTATATCGATCTTACTATCAATGTGAGGGGTGATTTTATGGAGCACCGGGCAGAAATTCAGGAAATTCTGCAGAATGATATTGTTATGCCGGATGGCTACCGGTACGATTTCACGGGATCTACGCAAAGTGCTGATGAAAGCTCTCGTGAAATGTTAATTGCATTTATGTTTTCCCTGCTGTTAACCTACATGGTGATGGCATCGCTTTTTGAGAATCTGCGAGATCCGTTTATCATTATGTTTACCGTTCCGCTGGCCTTTTTTGGATCGCTGTTGTTCCTGTTTATTACGAACACATCACTCAGTGTCCCGGCTTATATCGGAATTGTCATCCTGGTTGGTATTGTGGTGAATAATGGGATTGTACTTGTGGATTACATTCATCAATATACAGGTAAAATTGCCCGCGCAGATAAAGGGTACCTGGTTGCATTTCTGCAGGCGTGTAAGCGCAGGATGCGTCCTATTATACTCACCGCACTAACCACCATCTTTTCGATGATTCCCCTGGCTCTTGAAATCGGTGCCGGCGCGGAAACGTGGAGTCCGCTCGCCCGTTCGGTTATTGGCGGATTGACATTTGCGACTATACTTACCCTGTTCGTTGTTCCCGCCATTGTTGTCGGGATATCCAAACAGCGCCGCGAATGGGTGGAAAAAAGCCTTAATGAGATGAGTAAGTAA
- a CDS encoding efflux RND transporter permease subunit → MKNLSKLAVARPITFLMTSLILIGFGIFGLSNLRLNLYPDVSFPTITVYTTYEGVAPEDMETLITRTIEESVGSVSGIERVRSTSSQGASVVRLNFSWGTDLFFAETEVRKQLDQVRRGLPQDADQPIVFSYDPNDEPIVVLTLTSDTRSSRELRTFSTQQLEQRLERISGVASAATAGGLDRQINVQLSNAQMRAYDIDVGEVANRLRQENVQVPAGELSEGETSYSLRTIGEFRNVEEIRNSIVAVRDGNPVYLQDIASVDDGISQPIGNVRVQGNDGVILNIYKSSDSNIVTAAGGVMEALEEIRGILPTGVELNVLTNRADFIELSIRNLVLTAFQAIFLVMIMLLLFLRSGRSSLIVAVSIPVSIITTFSIMHWADVSLNIISLSGLTLAVGLVVDNAVVVLENIFRFKEEGKDGASASVAGAQEVAGPVVMSTLTTLVVFLPILFVPGIAGLLFRDLALTISFALIVSVLVALTLIPVMSSRLFQKELEGKRENKTVLRRLIEWSRQSVTNRILSLPLFLILIPLYPFIFLFRKSKEGTGNLFSNRVAPVLTSGLDRVERRYNRMVNGALKKSGLVVLGAFILLIASLPIFYQLGGEFFPEVDENNIVLEIQREPGVNLFELERSIVRVEDMIRNEVPEARLVVSDYGDKTGIEGADNPGGNQGMVRIELVPVDERQRSQFEITASLLERLRDVPGTNIREVREDPLSPDGETGLIVQIYGFDPEVRNELTAIAMSGLRETEGIASVFSSADQGRPELRIEMDRERISRVGLNTSQVATAVSNAVRGDVATTFVDQGVEFEVLVQLSAIDRAQSTALEEIQIQTAGGTWMPLKNLARIERYTGPSSILRVNQERMAEIEADLAGIDLRTATDRARTVLNEMSWPEGYRYEVAGSAEDQQRSFRYLIIAFLIAGVLTYMVMASQFESLVEPFIIIVTIPLALTGVLLMLWITSTPVSVTAMVGLVLLTGIVVNNGIVMIDYIKILQARGQDRIEAIANGATRRLRPILMTALTTILAMVPLALQLGAGSETWSPMARTVIGGLAMSTLLMLFAVPCMYNIVNSWVEKAGFNAVHKEDPLVDEND, encoded by the coding sequence ATGAAGAATTTATCCAAACTTGCTGTTGCCCGACCGATCACATTTTTGATGACCAGTCTGATTTTGATCGGTTTCGGAATTTTCGGCCTGTCCAATTTACGGCTGAATCTCTATCCTGATGTTTCTTTTCCCACGATCACGGTCTATACCACCTATGAAGGTGTTGCGCCTGAAGATATGGAGACACTGATCACCCGAACGATTGAGGAGTCGGTCGGTAGTGTGTCCGGTATTGAACGCGTTCGGTCAACCTCAAGCCAGGGTGCCTCTGTTGTGCGGCTGAATTTCAGCTGGGGAACCGATCTGTTTTTTGCGGAGACCGAAGTTCGTAAACAGCTCGATCAGGTCAGGCGTGGCTTACCCCAGGATGCCGATCAGCCGATTGTATTCTCCTACGATCCGAATGATGAGCCGATTGTGGTTCTTACGCTCACATCAGACACCCGAAGTTCTCGTGAACTCCGAACATTTTCAACTCAGCAGCTTGAACAGCGCCTGGAACGGATCTCCGGAGTTGCTTCAGCTGCTACGGCGGGCGGGCTCGATCGGCAGATCAACGTTCAGCTCAGCAATGCCCAGATGAGGGCGTATGATATTGACGTTGGGGAAGTTGCCAACCGGCTCCGGCAGGAAAATGTACAGGTTCCGGCCGGTGAGCTTTCTGAGGGCGAAACATCCTACTCACTCCGTACCATCGGTGAATTTCGGAATGTGGAGGAGATACGGAACAGCATTGTTGCAGTGCGTGACGGCAATCCGGTTTACTTGCAGGATATTGCATCGGTTGATGACGGAATATCCCAACCGATTGGAAATGTACGCGTTCAGGGTAATGACGGCGTGATTTTGAATATCTATAAATCGAGCGACAGCAATATTGTTACCGCAGCCGGCGGCGTGATGGAGGCCCTCGAGGAAATTCGGGGAATTTTACCCACCGGTGTTGAATTGAATGTGTTGACCAACCGGGCAGATTTTATTGAGCTCTCCATCCGAAACCTGGTACTAACCGCTTTCCAGGCCATTTTCCTGGTGATGATTATGCTGCTTCTGTTTTTGAGAAGCGGCCGCTCTTCCCTGATTGTAGCCGTATCGATCCCGGTTTCCATTATCACTACATTCAGCATCATGCACTGGGCAGATGTAAGCCTGAATATTATTTCACTTTCGGGTCTTACACTGGCTGTGGGACTTGTGGTGGATAATGCGGTTGTGGTGCTCGAAAATATATTCAGATTCAAAGAAGAGGGTAAAGACGGGGCATCAGCATCTGTTGCCGGGGCGCAGGAAGTGGCCGGACCGGTTGTGATGAGTACTCTTACTACACTTGTAGTGTTTTTACCCATTCTATTTGTGCCGGGAATTGCGGGGCTGCTCTTCAGGGATCTTGCTCTCACTATTTCATTTGCGCTGATCGTTTCTGTGCTGGTTGCGCTCACACTAATTCCTGTGATGAGTTCCCGGCTCTTTCAAAAAGAGCTGGAGGGTAAACGGGAGAATAAAACGGTTTTGCGTCGCCTGATAGAATGGAGTCGGCAGTCGGTTACGAACAGGATTTTATCACTGCCGCTGTTTTTGATTTTGATTCCACTCTACCCATTCATATTCCTCTTTCGAAAATCGAAAGAAGGAACCGGTAATCTATTTTCAAACCGTGTTGCTCCTGTACTTACGTCCGGTTTAGACCGGGTCGAACGAAGATATAACCGAATGGTAAATGGCGCCCTGAAGAAAAGCGGACTCGTTGTACTGGGCGCATTTATTCTTTTGATCGCATCACTCCCGATATTTTACCAGCTTGGCGGGGAATTTTTCCCTGAAGTGGACGAGAACAATATCGTCCTTGAAATTCAGCGTGAGCCGGGCGTGAACTTGTTTGAACTGGAGAGATCCATTGTTCGGGTGGAAGATATGATCCGGAATGAAGTACCTGAAGCTCGCCTGGTTGTCTCCGATTACGGGGATAAAACCGGAATTGAAGGTGCCGATAATCCCGGCGGGAACCAGGGTATGGTACGGATTGAGCTGGTACCGGTGGATGAAAGACAGCGCAGCCAGTTTGAAATTACTGCCAGTCTGCTTGAACGCCTGAGAGATGTTCCGGGTACCAATATTCGCGAAGTAAGGGAAGATCCGCTGAGTCCCGATGGTGAAACAGGCCTGATCGTACAGATTTACGGGTTTGATCCGGAAGTGCGAAACGAGCTTACCGCCATTGCCATGAGCGGACTGCGTGAAACAGAAGGCATCGCAAGTGTATTCAGCAGTGCCGACCAGGGACGTCCCGAATTACGCATTGAAATGGACCGCGAGAGAATTTCCCGGGTTGGGCTCAATACATCCCAGGTAGCAACGGCTGTAAGTAATGCCGTTCGTGGTGATGTTGCCACAACTTTTGTGGATCAGGGCGTTGAGTTTGAGGTTCTTGTTCAGCTTAGTGCGATCGATCGGGCACAATCCACAGCGCTTGAGGAAATTCAGATACAAACCGCAGGAGGCACATGGATGCCTCTTAAAAATCTGGCCCGTATTGAAAGATACACCGGACCTTCGAGCATTTTACGCGTGAACCAGGAGCGGATGGCGGAAATCGAAGCCGATCTGGCCGGTATTGATCTTAGGACGGCAACCGACCGGGCCAGAACCGTGCTCAACGAGATGAGCTGGCCGGAAGGGTACCGGTATGAAGTCGCCGGTTCCGCGGAAGACCAGCAGCGATCGTTCAGGTATTTGATCATCGCATTTCTCATTGCCGGTGTGCTCACCTACATGGTGATGGCATCACAATTTGAAAGCCTGGTTGAACCATTCATCATTATTGTAACCATTCCGCTTGCGCTTACCGGGGTTCTGCTTATGCTGTGGATAACATCCACGCCGGTTAGTGTTACGGCGATGGTTGGGCTGGTGCTGCTTACCGGTATTGTGGTGAACAACGGTATTGTAATGATTGATTATATTAAAATTCTGCAGGCCCGCGGGCAGGATCGAATCGAAGCGATTGCGAATGGTGCCACACGAAGACTGCGGCCGATATTGATGACGGCACTGACTACTATTCTGGCGATGGTTCCGTTAGCATTGCAGCTGGGTGCCGGATCCGAAACGTGGAGCCCGATGGCACGAACCGTGATCGGAGGGCTGGCGATGTCAACCCTGCTGATGCTTTTTGCCGTGCCTTGTATGTACAACATTGTGAATAGCTGGGTAGAAAAAGCTGGATTTAATGCTGTTCACAAAGAAGACCCGCTGGTGGATGAGAATGACTAA